One segment of Rosa chinensis cultivar Old Blush chromosome 6, RchiOBHm-V2, whole genome shotgun sequence DNA contains the following:
- the LOC112174826 gene encoding transcription factor bHLH110 isoform X2 — MESANLHHQHHQLQENLGHLGSSSSSSLATAPSYYGVGIKHAWTQPTTTTTNTTNLSNPSNSSFNSSSSINMVPDLGFHCWPPSISNNLNRAGSSSSIKEELSSSSSDSTFPKFTQMLTSPSTTSINLDDDDYHFPTPTSLGLIKNEQKEMMMNDLSEKLLLKTLSSSGINHQISLAGDYHHHHHQQFYSSNNTHVQNFTQLMPGRSGGQYFSQIYPSINISNLNQQSSPSSAISSCGSSDMSLQAIDLLASSRFSAHEPSNSHDTLGIYNKEIRHNSFGLQQMHQSRTNHHDHSLLSCGTNSKISSFENEITEVKRPGSLIEPKATQAAAPKKSRLESRTPCPPLKVRKEKLGDRIATLQQLVAPFGKTDTASVLMEAIGYIKFLQNQTLSVPYMKSSSRNNKPSKAMLQRGVIEINGSNGDHERKRDLRSRGLCLVPLSCMSYVTAGTDAANATAGVSGSVNWPSPNYGHGGT; from the exons ATGGAGTCTGCAAATCTCCATCACCAGCATCATCAGCTCCAAGAGAATCTTGGTCATCTcgggtcttcttcttcctcttctttagcTACTGCCCCATCTTACTATGGAGTTGGAATCAAGCATGCTTGGACCCAgcctactactactactactaacACCACTAATTt GAGCAACCCATCAAATTCAAGCTTCAACAGTAGTAGTTCTATTAATATGGTACCAGATTTGGGTTTTCACTGCTGGCCTCCTAGCATTAGTAATAATTTGAATAGAGCTGGAAGCAGTAGTAGTATTAAGGAAGAGctctcatcatcttcatcagatTCAACCTTTCCAAAATTTACACAAATGCTGACCAGCCCCTCCACCACTAGTATTAATCTTGATGATGATGACTACCACTTTCCTACTCCTACAAGCCTCGGCCTTATAAAGAATGAGCAGAAAGAAATGATGATGAATGATCTCAGTGAAAAACTCTTGCTCAAGACCTTGTCCTCTTCTGGAATTAATCATCAAATTTCATTAGCTGGagattatcatcatcatcatcatcaacaattTTACAGCTCAAATAACACCCATGTCCAGAATTTTACTCAATTGATGCCTGGGAGATCAGGAGGGCAATACTTCAGCCAAATTTATCCCAGCATAAATATTTCCAACTTAAACCAACAGTCGTCGCCGTCGTCAGCAATCTCAAGCTGTGGCTCCTCAGACATGAGCTTACAGGCTATTGATCTCTTAGCTTCTTCGAGATTTAGTGCTCATGAGCCTTCTAATTCACATGATACCCTTGGCATATACAACAAGGAAATTAGGCATAATTCCTTTGGTCTTCAACAGATGCACCAATCAAGAACAAATCATCATGATCATAGTCTGCTATCTTGTGGTACCAATAGTAAA ATATCGTCTTTTGAGAATGAAATAACAGAAGTGAAGCGACCTGGCAGTTTGATTGAGCCAAAGGCAACACAAGCAGCTGCACCAAAGAAATCGCGGTTGGAGTCACGCACTCCCTGCCCACCCCTTAAG GTTAGGAAGGAGAAATTAGGAGATAGAATTGCAACTCTTCAGCAATTGGTTGCACCCTTTGGCAAG ACCGACACAGCATCCGTACTGATGGAGGCTATCGGATACATCAAGTTCCTGCAAAACCAG ACACTAAGCGTCCCATACATGAAGTCATCATCACGCAACAACAAGCCCTCTAAAGCAATGTTGCAAAGG GGAGTGATAGAGATAAATGGCTCAAATGGAGATCATGAGAGAAAGCGAGATCTGAGAAGTAGAGGGCTGTGTTTGGTGCCATTGTCGTGCATGTCGTATGTCACAGCTGGTA
- the LOC112174826 gene encoding transcription factor bHLH110 isoform X1 → MESANLHHQHHQLQENLGHLGSSSSSSLATAPSYYGVGIKHAWTQPTTTTTNTTNLSNPSNSSFNSSSSINMVPDLGFHCWPPSISNNLNRAGSSSSIKEELSSSSSDSTFPKFTQMLTSPSTTSINLDDDDYHFPTPTSLGLIKNEQKEMMMNDLSEKLLLKTLSSSGINHQISLAGDYHHHHHQQFYSSNNTHVQNFTQLMPGRSGGQYFSQIYPSINISNLNQQSSPSSAISSCGSSDMSLQAIDLLASSRFSAHEPSNSHDTLGIYNKEIRHNSFGLQQMHQSRTNHHDHSLLSCGTNSKISSFENEITEVKRPGSLIEPKATQAAAPKKSRLESRTPCPPLKVRKEKLGDRIATLQQLVAPFGKTDTASVLMEAIGYIKFLQNQVETLSVPYMKSSSRNNKPSKAMLQRGVIEINGSNGDHERKRDLRSRGLCLVPLSCMSYVTAGTDAANATAGVSGSVNWPSPNYGHGGT, encoded by the exons ATGGAGTCTGCAAATCTCCATCACCAGCATCATCAGCTCCAAGAGAATCTTGGTCATCTcgggtcttcttcttcctcttctttagcTACTGCCCCATCTTACTATGGAGTTGGAATCAAGCATGCTTGGACCCAgcctactactactactactaacACCACTAATTt GAGCAACCCATCAAATTCAAGCTTCAACAGTAGTAGTTCTATTAATATGGTACCAGATTTGGGTTTTCACTGCTGGCCTCCTAGCATTAGTAATAATTTGAATAGAGCTGGAAGCAGTAGTAGTATTAAGGAAGAGctctcatcatcttcatcagatTCAACCTTTCCAAAATTTACACAAATGCTGACCAGCCCCTCCACCACTAGTATTAATCTTGATGATGATGACTACCACTTTCCTACTCCTACAAGCCTCGGCCTTATAAAGAATGAGCAGAAAGAAATGATGATGAATGATCTCAGTGAAAAACTCTTGCTCAAGACCTTGTCCTCTTCTGGAATTAATCATCAAATTTCATTAGCTGGagattatcatcatcatcatcatcaacaattTTACAGCTCAAATAACACCCATGTCCAGAATTTTACTCAATTGATGCCTGGGAGATCAGGAGGGCAATACTTCAGCCAAATTTATCCCAGCATAAATATTTCCAACTTAAACCAACAGTCGTCGCCGTCGTCAGCAATCTCAAGCTGTGGCTCCTCAGACATGAGCTTACAGGCTATTGATCTCTTAGCTTCTTCGAGATTTAGTGCTCATGAGCCTTCTAATTCACATGATACCCTTGGCATATACAACAAGGAAATTAGGCATAATTCCTTTGGTCTTCAACAGATGCACCAATCAAGAACAAATCATCATGATCATAGTCTGCTATCTTGTGGTACCAATAGTAAA ATATCGTCTTTTGAGAATGAAATAACAGAAGTGAAGCGACCTGGCAGTTTGATTGAGCCAAAGGCAACACAAGCAGCTGCACCAAAGAAATCGCGGTTGGAGTCACGCACTCCCTGCCCACCCCTTAAG GTTAGGAAGGAGAAATTAGGAGATAGAATTGCAACTCTTCAGCAATTGGTTGCACCCTTTGGCAAG ACCGACACAGCATCCGTACTGATGGAGGCTATCGGATACATCAAGTTCCTGCAAAACCAGGTCGAG ACACTAAGCGTCCCATACATGAAGTCATCATCACGCAACAACAAGCCCTCTAAAGCAATGTTGCAAAGG GGAGTGATAGAGATAAATGGCTCAAATGGAGATCATGAGAGAAAGCGAGATCTGAGAAGTAGAGGGCTGTGTTTGGTGCCATTGTCGTGCATGTCGTATGTCACAGCTGGTA